One part of the Natronorubrum sediminis genome encodes these proteins:
- a CDS encoding HalOD1 output domain-containing protein — MTEGRISESHGCEFARRVRYDRETNEPPSIATATALAQYYGEDVAATSMRLYDYIDPDALDALFADTHSGTTRAAGSVEFTVEDVQVTIQPGQIEIRPAE, encoded by the coding sequence ATGACGGAAGGAAGGATTAGCGAGTCCCACGGATGCGAATTTGCACGTCGCGTCCGCTACGATCGAGAGACCAACGAACCGCCAAGTATCGCAACCGCAACAGCGCTGGCCCAATACTACGGTGAAGACGTCGCGGCAACCAGCATGCGGCTGTACGACTACATCGATCCCGATGCACTCGATGCCCTCTTCGCGGACACTCACAGCGGAACGACGCGGGCCGCAGGGAGTGTCGAATTCACGGTCGAAGACGTTCAGGTAACGATTCAGCCCGGACAGATCGAAATCCGTCCGGCCGAGTAA
- a CDS encoding carbohydrate kinase family protein — translation MGPTVLAAGHVNWDVTLRVDRLPEADGEATIRSQRQSGGGSAANVAAALAGLEVETGLIGSVGDDDNGLLARRELEEAGVALSGVQVVEDASTAVKYLLVDDTGEVSILGTDGVNEAIEPSDLEPTRIRTADHVHLTSQRPETASAIASTAGDAGVTVSFDPGRRFGDREYGETLEHTDILFVTDREATALVDEPAKHRGGEQLLVTTSGDDGATVRRGAKTYTHPGYDVTAADSAGAGDAFAAGFIASRLEGADLEQALEYANACGALTASRDGARSAPTATALEEFLSERS, via the coding sequence ATGGGCCCCACCGTACTCGCCGCCGGCCACGTCAACTGGGATGTGACGCTTCGCGTCGACCGACTCCCCGAAGCCGACGGTGAAGCGACGATTCGCTCGCAACGTCAATCCGGCGGCGGCAGTGCCGCGAACGTCGCCGCCGCCCTCGCCGGCCTCGAGGTCGAGACGGGACTGATCGGTAGCGTCGGTGACGACGACAACGGCTTGCTCGCGAGACGCGAACTCGAGGAGGCTGGCGTCGCGTTGTCGGGGGTACAGGTCGTCGAGGACGCCAGTACGGCCGTCAAGTACCTGCTCGTCGACGATACGGGCGAAGTATCGATTCTCGGCACCGACGGCGTCAACGAAGCCATCGAGCCGTCGGACCTCGAGCCGACCCGTATCCGTACGGCCGATCACGTGCACCTGACGAGCCAGCGTCCCGAAACTGCCAGCGCGATCGCGAGCACCGCTGGGGACGCCGGCGTCACCGTCAGCTTCGACCCCGGACGTCGATTCGGCGACCGCGAGTACGGAGAGACGCTCGAGCACACCGATATCCTGTTCGTCACCGATCGGGAGGCGACGGCACTGGTCGACGAACCTGCGAAACACCGAGGCGGTGAGCAGTTGCTCGTGACGACCTCCGGCGACGACGGCGCAACGGTCAGACGCGGGGCAAAAACGTACACCCACCCCGGCTACGACGTGACGGCGGCAGACAGCGCAGGTGCCGGCGACGCGTTCGCGGCCGGATTCATCGCATCGCGACTCGAGGGAGCCGATCTCGAGCAGGCGCTCGAGTACGCAAACGCCTGTGGAGCATTGACGGCGAGTCGAGACGGGGCGCGAAGCGCACCGACGGCGACGGCACTCGAGGAGTTTCTCAGTGAACGATCGTGA
- a CDS encoding nucleoside phosphorylase yields MATQPHLLVDDGELTDRVLIPGDPGRVDRIATHCDSSETVAENREYKVVNATYEGTELTICSTGIGCPSAAIAVEELANVGVETFIRVGTTGALQSDIEIGDMVVATGAAKNEGTSKRYEDVEYPAVPDYDVVSSLVDSAKANDEEIHVGPIASDDAYYAETDEHVADWEDAGLLCVEMEAAAVFTLARRKGLRAGAICTVDGNLVEGTQKGTDTEDDELPDKAKNNVGRAIDISLEAITQH; encoded by the coding sequence ATGGCAACGCAGCCACACCTGTTAGTCGATGACGGAGAGTTGACGGATCGGGTACTCATTCCGGGCGACCCCGGTCGCGTCGACCGCATCGCTACTCACTGCGACAGTTCGGAAACGGTCGCCGAAAACCGCGAGTACAAGGTCGTCAACGCGACCTACGAGGGAACTGAGTTGACGATTTGTTCGACCGGAATCGGCTGTCCCTCCGCAGCAATCGCGGTCGAAGAACTCGCGAACGTCGGCGTCGAGACCTTCATCCGCGTCGGGACGACCGGAGCGCTCCAGTCGGACATCGAAATCGGCGACATGGTCGTCGCGACCGGTGCCGCGAAGAACGAAGGAACCTCGAAACGCTACGAAGACGTCGAGTACCCGGCCGTGCCGGACTACGACGTCGTCTCGAGTCTCGTCGACTCCGCCAAGGCCAACGACGAAGAGATCCACGTCGGACCGATCGCCTCCGACGACGCCTACTACGCCGAAACCGACGAACACGTCGCCGACTGGGAAGACGCCGGCTTGCTCTGCGTCGAGATGGAAGCCGCCGCCGTCTTCACGCTCGCGCGCCGGAAGGGGCTCCGCGCCGGTGCCATCTGTACCGTCGACGGCAACCTCGTCGAAGGCACCCAGAAGGGAACCGACACCGAAGACGACGAACTCCCGGACAAAGCCAAAAACAACGTCGGCCGCGCCATCGACATCTCGCTCGAGGCCATCACGCAACACTAA
- a CDS encoding DUF63 family protein: MVVPEGFVLPPWYLLVPLLVVLVGIVALLWALGPPVTDRTVLAFAPWMMFGSTLHVLHRIDAYPDNLESLFAAPSVYLVTAVIAGSAWIIGIFLYAGGLQPTIERFVGISGTAFFAVFVMIFLNIGWAVGNFELFWPVISVVIAGAVTAIAWIALSLRYTGVAATTSITGVIVVFGHALDGVSTAIGYDVLGAAEEVPLSRLILEAGESLPTDEYIGAGWVFIVVKVLLAVVILGLFKEYVDERPQQARVVLALIAAVGLGPGVHNVLQFVIT; this comes from the coding sequence ATGGTAGTACCTGAGGGGTTTGTGCTTCCACCGTGGTATCTTCTCGTCCCGCTTTTAGTCGTGCTGGTGGGGATCGTGGCACTGCTGTGGGCACTCGGACCGCCAGTGACCGATCGAACGGTTCTGGCGTTCGCACCGTGGATGATGTTCGGATCGACGCTCCACGTGTTACATCGCATCGACGCCTATCCGGACAACCTCGAGTCGTTGTTCGCCGCGCCGAGCGTCTACCTCGTGACGGCGGTGATCGCCGGTAGCGCCTGGATCATCGGAATCTTCCTCTACGCAGGTGGCTTGCAGCCGACGATCGAACGATTCGTCGGGATCTCGGGGACCGCGTTCTTTGCCGTCTTCGTCATGATCTTCCTCAACATCGGCTGGGCGGTTGGGAACTTTGAACTGTTCTGGCCCGTCATCAGCGTCGTCATCGCCGGCGCCGTCACTGCCATCGCCTGGATCGCACTCAGCCTCCGCTACACCGGCGTCGCTGCGACGACGAGTATTACCGGCGTGATCGTCGTCTTCGGCCACGCCCTAGACGGCGTCTCGACCGCAATCGGTTACGACGTCCTCGGCGCCGCAGAAGAGGTCCCGCTCTCGAGGCTCATTCTCGAGGCCGGCGAGTCGCTGCCGACGGACGAGTACATCGGTGCCGGCTGGGTGTTCATCGTGGTCAAAGTCCTGCTCGCAGTGGTGATCCTCGGACTCTTCAAGGAGTACGTCGACGAACGGCCACAGCAGGCGCGAGTGGTGCTCGCCCTGATCGCAGCGGTCGGCCTCGGGCCGGGCGTTCACAACGTCTTACAGTTTGTTATCACCTAG